The following are from one region of the Methanospirillum hungatei genome:
- a CDS encoding ribonuclease HI family protein: MLKISTDGASRGNPGAAACSYIIKDENGTLIESYVEFLGETTNNVAEYTAIIRALTKAHLYSDPYLTIYSDSQLAIRQITGLYKIHKPHLQNLYNEVKKLSAQYQHVSWEHVPRTNPDVALCDLLCNEELDRHCI; this comes from the coding sequence ATGTTGAAGATCTCTACAGATGGTGCATCACGGGGAAATCCAGGAGCTGCTGCCTGTTCGTATATAATCAAAGATGAAAATGGAACTTTGATTGAATCATATGTTGAATTTTTAGGAGAGACGACAAACAATGTTGCGGAGTATACAGCCATAATCAGAGCCCTTACCAAAGCACACTTGTATTCAGATCCGTACCTGACAATTTACTCGGATAGTCAGCTTGCAATAAGGCAAATAACCGGTTTATACAAAATTCATAAACCTCATCTACAAAATCTTTATAATGAGGTGAAAAAACTGTCCGCTCAATACCAACACGTATCATGGGAACATGTTCCAAGGACGAATCCGGACGTTGCACTTTGTGACCT
- a CDS encoding LysE family transporter: MYGYMTIPELALMGFIIGLTGALAPGPTLVATIHSALRIGWTGGPRVTVGHIIAEMGIVLLIVAGVTTVSDTYRPVIAGIGGVALVIFGGMTLLGARNATLLSGNCEGKNAGPVLAGLITSISNPYFWIWWFSVGSALLFSSFSQGIAGLLAFIGGHWSADLAWFTLVSVGIHRSKTVIDNRIYRGILLGCGLLLVIFGMWFLTQAL, encoded by the coding sequence ATGTATGGATACATGACGATCCCCGAACTTGCTCTCATGGGATTTATCATCGGTCTGACCGGTGCTCTCGCTCCCGGACCAACACTGGTGGCAACCATTCATTCAGCCCTTCGTATCGGCTGGACCGGGGGGCCACGGGTTACGGTTGGGCACATTATTGCAGAAATGGGAATTGTTTTGCTTATAGTGGCAGGAGTCACAACCGTATCAGATACTTATCGCCCGGTAATTGCTGGAATCGGAGGGGTTGCCCTTGTAATTTTTGGTGGGATGACTCTTCTTGGTGCCCGAAATGCAACCCTGTTATCTGGTAACTGTGAAGGAAAAAATGCAGGCCCTGTTCTTGCCGGACTCATTACCAGCATCTCAAATCCCTACTTTTGGATCTGGTGGTTTTCTGTAGGGAGTGCCCTGTTATTCAGTTCATTTTCTCAAGGAATTGCAGGTTTACTTGCATTTATTGGTGGGCACTGGTCAGCGGATCTTGCCTGGTTTACTCTTGTCTCTGTTGGTATTCACCGGAGTAAAACAGTAATTGACAATAGAATATATCGGGGAATCTTACTTGGATGCGGACTTCTTTTAGTTATATTTGGTATGTGGTTTCTTACCCAGGCGTTATAA
- a CDS encoding PAS domain-containing protein, with the protein MFHAAPDPIIIGDEDGVLVCNPRFEEITGLSSEQIIGIPISSLPRCNTNSDNCESLVYHWYHPKREGKRFTWEFTNVLGNQIFLDMQIKFVEIEDNMLRFCIGRDITWETRLLQDQKIAISQIDKNIAQLAALNDEIRNPLTLISMSAGIEEGPYQQRILEGVRLINRIVDRLDQGFTESEKVRRFLRRTMDEFMPEIDEQDIT; encoded by the coding sequence TTGTTTCACGCTGCCCCTGATCCAATTATTATCGGTGATGAAGATGGAGTGTTGGTGTGTAATCCCCGGTTTGAAGAAATCACCGGACTCTCTTCAGAACAGATCATAGGAATTCCCATATCCTCTCTTCCTAGGTGTAATACTAATTCGGATAATTGCGAATCCCTGGTGTATCACTGGTATCACCCAAAAAGGGAAGGAAAACGGTTCACCTGGGAGTTCACAAACGTTCTTGGGAACCAAATTTTTCTTGATATGCAGATCAAATTCGTGGAGATTGAAGACAATATGCTCCGGTTTTGTATCGGACGGGATATTACCTGGGAGACCAGACTGCTACAGGATCAGAAGATCGCAATTTCACAGATTGATAAAAATATTGCTCAGTTAGCTGCTTTGAATGATGAGATACGAAATCCCCTCACTCTGATATCAATGAGTGCAGGTATTGAAGAAGGACCATACCAACAACGCATTCTAGAAGGTGTTCGGTTGATCAACCGTATTGTAGACCGGTTGGACCAGGGATTTACAGAATCTGAAAAAGTAAGGAGATTTTTGAGGCGAACCATGGATGAATTTATGCCTGAAATTGATGAACAGGATATCACGTAG